Proteins encoded within one genomic window of Tidjanibacter massiliensis:
- a CDS encoding L-serine ammonia-lyase, iron-sulfur-dependent, subunit alpha: protein MESIRELFRICNGPSSSHTVGPKKAAEQFLARHRDAESFRVTLYGSLAATGKGHLTDAAILSVLEPVAPTEMIWKPETVLPFHPNGMLYEALKGGKVEEAWTIFSVGGGALANEHTKQRKPVDIYPLTTIEEILKWCQAEGKTFWEYVEDYEGHDIWEFLSTIWTTMCETIERGLNNEGVLPGGLKVRRKASTYMVKAKSFNDSLSSRSKLYAYALATSEENAAGGIVVTAPTCGSSGVVPAVLYNIAQSREIPTVRILRALATAGLFGNIAKTNASISGAEVGCQGEVGVACAMAAAAACQLFGGTPTQIEYAAEMALEHFLGLTCDPVCGLVQIPCIERNAVAAARALDANLYATLSDGNHMVNYDKVVKVMNETGLDMPSLYRETAEGGLAKNYTRHK, encoded by the coding sequence ATGGAATCCATACGCGAGTTATTCAGAATATGCAACGGTCCGTCGAGCAGCCATACCGTCGGGCCCAAAAAAGCTGCGGAACAATTCCTTGCACGCCACCGCGATGCAGAGAGTTTCCGCGTCACGCTGTACGGTTCGCTGGCGGCTACCGGCAAGGGGCACCTCACGGATGCCGCCATCCTTTCGGTACTCGAACCGGTCGCGCCGACCGAAATGATATGGAAACCGGAAACGGTCCTGCCGTTCCATCCCAACGGTATGCTTTACGAGGCTCTGAAAGGAGGAAAGGTCGAAGAGGCATGGACCATTTTCAGCGTAGGGGGCGGAGCATTGGCCAACGAGCATACGAAACAGCGGAAGCCGGTCGATATCTATCCGCTCACCACCATCGAGGAGATACTGAAATGGTGCCAGGCCGAAGGCAAAACGTTCTGGGAATACGTGGAAGATTACGAAGGACACGACATCTGGGAGTTTCTCTCCACGATATGGACGACGATGTGCGAAACCATCGAACGCGGACTGAACAACGAAGGCGTCCTGCCCGGCGGACTGAAGGTACGGCGCAAAGCCAGCACCTATATGGTCAAAGCCAAAAGTTTCAACGACTCGCTCAGCAGCCGGTCGAAACTCTACGCCTATGCGCTCGCCACCTCCGAGGAGAATGCGGCGGGAGGTATCGTGGTGACGGCTCCGACATGCGGTTCGAGCGGCGTCGTACCTGCGGTGCTCTACAACATCGCCCAAAGCCGCGAAATACCGACGGTACGGATACTGCGCGCACTCGCAACGGCAGGCCTCTTCGGAAATATCGCCAAAACCAACGCATCCATCTCCGGCGCGGAGGTAGGGTGCCAGGGAGAGGTGGGGGTAGCGTGCGCCATGGCTGCCGCTGCGGCCTGCCAACTGTTCGGCGGTACCCCCACACAGATAGAATATGCAGCGGAGATGGCCCTGGAACACTTCCTCGGTCTGACATGCGACCCGGTCTGCGGGCTTGTGCAGATTCCCTGCATCGAACGCAATGCGGTAGCCGCCGCACGGGCTCTCGATGCCAACCTCTATGCCACCCTCTCCGACGGCAATCACATGGTGAATTACGACAAAGTGGTGAAGGTGATGAACGAGACCGGTCTCGACATGCCGAGCCTCTATCGCGAAACCGCGGAAGGCGGCCTGGCCAAGAACTATACGCGCCACAAATAA
- a CDS encoding beta-ketoacyl-ACP synthase III codes for MKKITAAITGVGAYLPEYILDNFELSKMVDTSDEWIMTRVGIKTRRILKGEGLGTSYMTEKAVNDLLEKTNTDPLDIDMIICATVTPDMFFPSTANLTAAKCGLKNAFGFDILAACSGFIFALVTAAQYIETGRNKKVIVVGGDKMSSIIDPTDRATLPLFGDGAAAVLLEPNTEGYGLIDSITRSDGNGGKHLYMKAGGSAYPATEETVRNRWHYAHQDGQSVFKAAVTNMSDVTVEIMRRNNLMAKDIRYLVPHQANLRIIDAVAKRIGLPREKCMLIIEKYGNTTAATIPLCLWDYESRLAKGDNLILASFGGGFTWGSIYLKWAYDGGDFSK; via the coding sequence ATGAAGAAAATTACTGCTGCAATCACAGGAGTCGGAGCCTACCTTCCCGAATATATACTCGACAACTTCGAGCTCAGCAAGATGGTAGACACCTCCGACGAATGGATAATGACAAGGGTCGGCATCAAGACCCGGCGAATCCTGAAGGGAGAAGGGCTCGGAACGTCGTACATGACCGAGAAGGCGGTGAACGACCTGTTGGAAAAGACCAACACCGACCCGCTCGATATCGACATGATAATATGCGCTACGGTCACGCCGGACATGTTCTTCCCCTCGACAGCCAACCTGACGGCTGCCAAATGCGGGCTCAAGAACGCCTTCGGTTTCGATATTCTCGCAGCCTGCAGCGGATTTATCTTTGCCCTCGTCACGGCAGCCCAATATATCGAAACGGGCCGAAACAAGAAAGTCATCGTGGTGGGCGGAGACAAGATGTCCTCGATAATCGACCCGACCGACCGGGCTACCCTGCCCCTTTTCGGCGACGGTGCAGCGGCAGTACTCCTTGAACCCAACACAGAAGGATACGGCCTCATCGACTCCATCACCCGAAGCGACGGCAACGGGGGCAAGCATCTCTACATGAAAGCGGGCGGCTCGGCCTATCCTGCCACAGAAGAGACCGTGCGCAACCGCTGGCACTATGCCCATCAGGACGGGCAGAGCGTATTCAAGGCGGCAGTCACCAACATGTCCGATGTCACGGTAGAGATAATGAGACGAAACAATCTCATGGCAAAGGACATACGGTATCTCGTGCCGCACCAGGCCAACCTCCGTATCATTGATGCCGTAGCCAAACGGATAGGATTGCCGCGGGAGAAATGCATGCTCATCATCGAAAAGTACGGCAACACGACCGCTGCGACCATACCGCTCTGCCTGTGGGACTACGAAAGCAGACTCGCAAAGGGAGACAACCTGATTCTTGCCTCGTTCGGAGGCGGATTCACGTGGGGGTCGATATACCTGAAATGGGCCTACGACGGCGGGGATTTCTCCAAATAA
- a CDS encoding phosphate acyltransferase → MLKIGIDAMGGDYAPHVVVEGALMALRHIDSDSRLVLFGDEGEIRRVMEEHGAPSDTFDIVHTTEVITMDDHPAKAYNQKTDSSIRVGYKYLKEGKIDGFASAGATGAMLVGAMYSAETIRGVIRPAISALISTLDGGSFLLLDVGLNVDCKPDVLDQYGLIGSAYAEAVLAKANPRVALLNIGEESEKGNLTTKAAYELMADNGCYNFVGNIEANEIFTGRKADVVVCDGFVGNTILKQTEGFYELARMRGINDDYIDKLNYEFVGGTAVLGINAVVLIGHGRSSALAIQNMVRQTEKTVKSGLVNKLQDTFRNF, encoded by the coding sequence ATGTTGAAAATCGGTATTGATGCAATGGGGGGCGATTATGCGCCCCACGTTGTCGTGGAAGGAGCGCTTATGGCCCTCCGGCATATCGACAGCGACAGCAGGCTGGTTCTTTTCGGCGATGAAGGAGAAATAAGGAGAGTGATGGAAGAGCACGGCGCTCCGTCCGACACTTTCGATATCGTCCACACCACCGAAGTTATCACCATGGACGACCATCCGGCCAAAGCCTACAACCAGAAGACCGATTCCAGCATCCGGGTTGGCTACAAATACCTGAAAGAGGGAAAAATAGACGGTTTCGCAAGTGCGGGTGCCACGGGGGCGATGCTCGTGGGGGCGATGTATTCCGCCGAAACGATACGCGGCGTCATCCGTCCGGCCATCTCGGCGCTCATATCCACACTCGACGGCGGGAGTTTCCTGCTGCTGGATGTGGGATTGAACGTGGACTGCAAACCCGACGTACTCGACCAGTACGGACTGATAGGCAGTGCATATGCCGAAGCCGTCCTGGCGAAAGCCAATCCGAGAGTGGCTCTGCTCAATATCGGCGAAGAGAGCGAAAAGGGGAACCTCACTACCAAGGCGGCCTACGAACTGATGGCCGACAACGGCTGTTACAACTTCGTGGGCAACATCGAAGCCAACGAAATCTTCACCGGCCGCAAGGCGGACGTGGTGGTATGCGACGGTTTCGTAGGCAACACGATACTGAAACAGACCGAAGGCTTCTATGAACTGGCCCGCATGCGCGGCATCAACGACGACTATATCGACAAGCTCAACTATGAATTCGTCGGAGGTACTGCCGTACTGGGTATCAATGCGGTTGTTCTGATAGGTCACGGCCGTTCGTCGGCTTTGGCCATACAGAACATGGTCCGCCAGACCGAGAAAACGGTTAAAAGCGGACTCGTTAATAAGTTACAGGACACATTTCGTAATTTCTGA
- the rpmF gene encoding 50S ribosomal protein L32 — protein MAHPKHKVSSTRRDKRRTHYTAATPTVAVCSNCGAAVQYHRVCPECGFYRGKLAIEKKAE, from the coding sequence ATGGCACATCCTAAACACAAAGTATCCTCGACGAGGCGCGATAAGAGAAGAACCCACTATACGGCAGCAACCCCGACGGTTGCGGTATGCTCCAACTGCGGTGCAGCGGTACAGTACCACAGGGTTTGTCCCGAATGCGGTTTCTATCGCGGCAAACTCGCCATCGAGAAAAAGGCGGAATAA
- a CDS encoding YceD family protein: MEMKLLDAYDIPWKGLSNGCHDFDFEIDDRFFGEFGDSGIQGGRMKAEVRMEKSAAMLLLHVTIEGEVTVECDRCLGDLRLPVNYTGDLTVKFSDETEDYDGEVMWLNPAEEKVPLAQYIYESIVLSLPYRKVHGTGPDGEPLCDKEMLARFRIISQAEFDALETEQHSLADTDEGGKLQQLMQELEKGEDKE, translated from the coding sequence ATGGAAATGAAGCTGCTCGACGCATACGATATCCCATGGAAAGGGCTTTCGAACGGATGCCATGATTTCGATTTCGAAATCGACGACCGTTTTTTCGGCGAGTTCGGAGACTCGGGCATTCAGGGCGGCCGAATGAAGGCGGAAGTCCGCATGGAGAAATCCGCCGCGATGCTCTTGTTGCACGTCACCATCGAAGGCGAGGTCACCGTGGAGTGTGACAGATGCCTGGGCGACCTCCGACTGCCGGTGAATTATACAGGCGACTTGACGGTCAAGTTCTCCGACGAGACGGAGGATTACGACGGGGAGGTCATGTGGCTGAATCCGGCGGAGGAGAAGGTACCGCTGGCACAATATATATATGAAAGCATCGTATTGAGCCTGCCCTACCGGAAAGTGCACGGCACCGGTCCCGACGGAGAGCCGCTTTGCGACAAGGAGATGCTTGCCCGTTTCAGGATAATCAGTCAGGCGGAGTTCGACGCTTTGGAGACGGAACAGCACAGCCTGGCCGATACCGACGAAGGCGGCAAACTGCAGCAGCTCATGCAGGAACTTGAAAAAGGAGAAGACAAAGAATAA
- a CDS encoding chorismate synthase: MNSFGHSFRITLFGESHGPAIGVTIDGMPAGIPFSEQDLAPDLARRRSTGTAGTTPRREPDLPEIVSGIYNGHTDGTPLTILFRNANTRPHDYAAFVRHPRPSHADLVAFRKYGGFNHPGGGGMFSGRMTVALVAAGAAAKKLLPGVRFSTRLTEIDGMTDSSSFERILNDLRLAGDTAGGVVEIRAQGIAAGTGEPFFDSIESTAAHLIFSIPGVKGIEFGAGFAAARSRGSHNNDLIADRHGTTATNNDGGINGGLANGNEIVLRVGFKPAPSIAQPQETFDFTAGHPTPLVIPGRHDVCIALRGAVAAEAALAIALADLALRAGNAAV; the protein is encoded by the coding sequence ATGAACAGTTTCGGGCACAGTTTCAGAATAACCCTTTTCGGAGAGTCGCACGGCCCCGCGATAGGCGTCACGATAGACGGAATGCCTGCCGGCATTCCCTTCTCGGAGCAGGACCTCGCTCCCGACCTCGCACGCCGCCGCAGTACGGGGACGGCAGGCACTACGCCCCGGCGCGAACCCGACCTGCCGGAAATCGTATCGGGCATCTACAACGGACACACGGACGGCACCCCGCTGACCATCCTGTTCCGGAATGCAAACACGAGACCGCACGATTATGCCGCCTTCGTCCGTCATCCCCGTCCGTCACATGCCGACCTCGTCGCTTTCCGCAAATACGGCGGCTTCAATCATCCCGGAGGCGGAGGCATGTTCTCCGGCCGGATGACCGTCGCATTGGTCGCAGCCGGAGCCGCAGCCAAAAAGCTGCTCCCCGGTGTCCGGTTCTCCACACGGCTCACCGAAATCGACGGCATGACCGACAGCAGCAGTTTCGAACGAATCCTGAACGACCTGCGCCTGGCCGGCGATACGGCCGGCGGAGTCGTCGAAATCCGGGCACAGGGCATCGCCGCCGGAACGGGTGAACCTTTCTTCGATTCGATAGAAAGTACCGCTGCTCACCTGATTTTTTCCATACCGGGTGTCAAGGGAATAGAGTTCGGAGCCGGATTCGCCGCTGCCCGCAGCCGGGGGAGCCACAACAACGACCTTATCGCGGACCGTCATGGCACGACCGCAACCAACAACGACGGAGGGATAAACGGAGGCCTCGCCAACGGAAATGAAATCGTCCTGAGAGTCGGGTTCAAGCCGGCCCCGAGCATCGCACAGCCGCAGGAGACCTTCGATTTCACGGCAGGACACCCCACCCCGCTGGTCATTCCGGGCCGGCACGACGTCTGCATCGCACTGCGCGGAGCCGTAGCTGCGGAAGCCGCCCTCGCCATTGCGCTCGCCGACCTCGCCCTGAGGGCGGGAAATGCAGCCGTCTGA
- the aroA gene encoding 3-phosphoshikimate 1-carboxyvinyltransferase translates to MEKTIHPSQVSGEVRPPCSKSYAQRALAAALLSDGETTLSNIELCDDTRYAMNVITGLGASVRQTGPTEYVIRGGLAPITDTINTGESGLATRLFTPIAALCDRRMTITGTGTMLRRPIGMMIDPLRNLGVQVRSNGYLPITVQGPLRGGETDVEAYVSSQFLTGLLMSLPLAEGDTILHVEQPNSLPYLAVTVDLASKFRIRMEHNGFREFFIPGGQHYHPAKLHIEGDWSSAAFMLVAGAIAGEVTAKRMNTLSLQADLAIIQALTKAGAVIITTPDEITVRKRELTGFDFDATQRPDLFPILAVLGANCEGTTHIRGVNRLVYKESNRAEAIVSEYTKLGMDVALEDDVMTVRGGSLSGGTIDSCNDHRIAMAAAIAALAASGPVTITNAQAVTKSYPRFWDDLDSIIRTKA, encoded by the coding sequence ATGGAGAAGACTATTCATCCGTCGCAGGTTTCGGGAGAGGTCAGACCGCCGTGCTCCAAAAGCTACGCCCAGCGCGCGCTGGCCGCGGCACTCCTCTCCGACGGAGAGACGACGCTCAGCAACATCGAGCTCTGCGACGATACGCGCTACGCCATGAACGTCATCACGGGACTGGGCGCTTCCGTCCGGCAGACCGGCCCTACGGAATATGTCATCAGAGGGGGGCTCGCTCCCATAACCGACACCATCAATACGGGCGAATCGGGGCTCGCCACGCGGCTCTTCACCCCCATCGCAGCCCTCTGCGACAGGCGCATGACCATCACCGGCACAGGCACCATGCTCCGCAGGCCGATAGGCATGATGATAGACCCGCTACGGAACCTCGGCGTACAGGTCAGGTCCAACGGTTACCTTCCCATTACGGTGCAGGGACCGCTCAGGGGCGGTGAAACCGATGTCGAGGCCTACGTCAGTTCGCAGTTCCTCACCGGGCTACTCATGTCGCTGCCCCTTGCGGAGGGCGATACCATCCTCCATGTGGAACAGCCCAACAGCCTGCCCTACCTTGCCGTCACCGTAGACCTCGCCTCGAAATTCAGGATACGGATGGAACACAACGGCTTCCGGGAGTTCTTCATTCCCGGAGGCCAGCATTACCACCCTGCAAAACTCCACATCGAAGGCGACTGGAGCAGCGCTGCCTTCATGCTCGTAGCGGGGGCGATAGCAGGCGAAGTCACGGCCAAACGGATGAACACGCTCTCGCTCCAGGCCGACCTGGCCATCATCCAGGCGCTTACCAAAGCGGGAGCGGTCATCATCACCACACCGGACGAGATAACAGTACGCAAACGGGAACTGACCGGTTTCGACTTCGACGCCACGCAACGGCCCGACCTCTTCCCTATTCTGGCAGTCCTCGGCGCCAACTGCGAAGGAACAACGCATATCCGGGGCGTGAACCGGCTGGTCTACAAGGAGAGCAACCGGGCCGAGGCAATCGTCTCCGAATACACGAAACTCGGCATGGACGTCGCACTGGAAGACGATGTCATGACGGTACGGGGCGGCAGCCTGTCGGGTGGAACCATAGACAGCTGCAACGACCACCGGATAGCCATGGCAGCGGCCATAGCCGCCCTCGCCGCATCGGGTCCCGTCACAATCACCAACGCACAGGCAGTCACCAAATCTTACCCGCGGTTCTGGGACGACCTCGATTCCATCATACGAACAAAAGCATGA
- the lptB gene encoding LPS export ABC transporter ATP-binding protein: MRLYTTGLVKKYKTRTVVNQVSIDVNQGEIVGLLGPNGAGKTTTFYMIVGLIKPNDGQIFLEGEERTEEITKLPVYKRAQMGVGYLAQEASVFRHLSVEDNIRSVLEMTDYSKEYQRERVENLIEEFSLQKVRKSKGIQLSGGERRRTEIARAVAINPKFILLDEPFAGVDPIAVEDIQSIVRTLKDKNIGVIITDHNVHETLSITDRTYLLFEGRVLKTGTAEDLANDEQVRKVYLGQDFKLR; the protein is encoded by the coding sequence ATGAGGCTTTACACCACCGGACTCGTCAAAAAATATAAGACGCGCACCGTCGTCAATCAGGTGTCCATCGACGTCAATCAGGGGGAGATAGTCGGTCTGCTGGGCCCGAACGGTGCCGGAAAGACCACTACCTTCTACATGATAGTAGGGCTCATCAAGCCCAACGACGGACAAATATTCCTCGAAGGCGAAGAGCGGACGGAAGAGATAACCAAACTGCCGGTGTACAAGCGCGCACAAATGGGTGTAGGCTACCTCGCACAGGAGGCATCGGTCTTCCGCCACCTCAGCGTCGAGGACAACATCCGGTCGGTACTCGAAATGACCGACTACTCCAAGGAGTATCAGCGCGAACGGGTGGAAAACCTCATCGAGGAGTTCAGCCTGCAGAAAGTACGCAAAAGCAAGGGTATCCAACTGTCGGGCGGTGAACGGCGCCGTACCGAAATAGCACGGGCAGTGGCCATCAATCCCAAGTTCATCCTGCTCGACGAACCTTTCGCGGGCGTGGACCCCATCGCCGTGGAAGATATCCAAAGCATCGTGCGGACGCTCAAGGACAAGAACATCGGCGTCATCATCACCGACCACAACGTACACGAAACGCTCTCCATTACCGACCGCACCTACCTGCTTTTCGAAGGGCGCGTCCTGAAGACCGGTACGGCCGAAGACCTGGCGAACGATGAACAGGTGCGCAAGGTCTATCTCGGGCAGGACTTCAAACTCAGATAA
- the recQ gene encoding DNA helicase RecQ gives MDNLHDMLHQKLKEYFGFAAFKGNQEAVIRNVLAGRDTFVLMPTGGGKSLCYQLPALLMEGVAIVISPLIALMKNQVDAMRTFSQHEGIAHFLNSSLNKSAINQVREDVLAGKTKLLYFAPESLTKEENISFLRKIKISFYAIDEAHCISEWGHDFRPEYRRIRPIMNDIGRAPLIALTATATPKVQLDIQKNLGMLDAAVFKSSFNRPNLFYEIRPKIDVAREIIKYIKQNEGKSGIIYCLSRKKVEELAELLVANGIKALPYHAGMDAATRARNQDAFLMEEADVIVATIAFGMGIDKPDVRFVIHYDIPKSLEGYYQETGRAGRDGGEGRCITFYSYKDIQKLEKFMQGKPIAEQEIGKLLLMETVSYAESSMCRRKTLLHYFGEEYGEDNCGSCDNCVNPRPKVKAREETLVMLEALKAIGPKFKMDYLVNVLVGRTTAMIKSYGHNESEWFGAGSNHDDRFWGAVIRQALILGLVDKNIENYGLLSVNDAGEKYLEKPYDIYITLDHDYDGEEGEDAAAPAGGRGEGVADAELFAMLKDLRKKVAKQHGLPPFVVFQDPSLEDMSIQYPVTIEEMQNITGVGAGKARKFGAEFVKLIKRYVEEKDIVRPQDMVVKSVVNKSGNKVFVIQSIDRKMDFEDIARARDLDFDELLTEIEAIVNSGTKLNINYYIEQTIDEDKAEEIYLYFKEDAESDSVDEAIRELGSDFTEEEVRLVRIKFICEQGN, from the coding sequence ATGGACAATTTGCATGACATGCTGCACCAAAAACTGAAGGAGTATTTCGGTTTTGCTGCGTTTAAGGGAAATCAGGAAGCGGTCATACGCAACGTACTTGCGGGCCGGGATACTTTCGTGCTGATGCCTACGGGCGGAGGCAAAAGCCTTTGCTATCAGCTGCCTGCCCTCCTCATGGAGGGGGTGGCGATAGTGATTTCCCCGCTTATCGCCCTTATGAAGAATCAGGTGGATGCCATGCGCACTTTCAGCCAGCACGAGGGTATCGCCCATTTCCTCAACTCCTCCCTCAATAAATCGGCCATCAATCAGGTGCGGGAGGATGTGTTGGCCGGCAAGACCAAACTGCTCTATTTCGCTCCCGAATCGCTGACGAAGGAGGAGAATATCTCTTTTCTGAGGAAGATAAAGATTTCGTTCTACGCCATCGACGAGGCGCACTGCATTTCGGAGTGGGGGCATGATTTCCGTCCGGAGTACCGACGCATCCGTCCTATCATGAACGACATCGGCCGTGCACCGCTGATTGCCCTTACCGCGACGGCCACGCCGAAGGTGCAGCTCGATATTCAGAAGAACCTCGGAATGCTCGATGCGGCGGTGTTCAAATCGTCATTCAACCGTCCCAATCTGTTTTACGAGATACGTCCGAAAATCGACGTCGCCCGCGAAATTATCAAGTATATCAAACAGAACGAAGGGAAGTCGGGCATCATCTACTGTCTCAGCCGCAAGAAGGTCGAGGAGCTGGCCGAACTGCTCGTCGCCAACGGCATCAAGGCCCTGCCGTACCATGCGGGAATGGATGCCGCCACACGGGCGCGGAATCAGGATGCCTTCCTGATGGAGGAGGCCGATGTCATCGTGGCGACGATAGCTTTCGGTATGGGTATCGACAAACCCGACGTCCGTTTCGTCATCCATTACGATATTCCCAAGAGCCTGGAGGGGTATTACCAGGAGACGGGGCGTGCGGGCCGCGACGGAGGCGAGGGCCGCTGCATCACCTTTTACAGCTACAAGGATATTCAGAAGCTCGAAAAGTTCATGCAGGGCAAGCCGATAGCCGAGCAGGAGATAGGCAAGCTGCTGCTGATGGAGACCGTGTCGTATGCCGAAAGTTCCATGTGCCGCCGCAAGACGCTGCTGCACTACTTCGGCGAGGAGTACGGAGAGGATAACTGCGGAAGCTGCGACAATTGCGTGAATCCGCGGCCCAAGGTGAAGGCACGCGAAGAGACGCTGGTGATGCTGGAGGCGCTCAAGGCGATAGGCCCCAAGTTCAAGATGGACTATCTCGTGAACGTCCTCGTAGGCCGGACGACCGCCATGATAAAGTCGTACGGACACAACGAGAGCGAATGGTTCGGGGCCGGGTCCAATCACGACGACCGCTTCTGGGGGGCTGTGATACGGCAGGCGCTCATCCTCGGTCTGGTGGACAAGAATATCGAGAATTACGGTCTGCTGTCGGTGAACGATGCGGGTGAGAAGTACCTCGAAAAGCCTTACGATATCTATATCACCCTCGACCACGATTACGACGGGGAAGAGGGCGAGGATGCAGCTGCACCCGCCGGCGGGCGCGGCGAAGGGGTGGCCGACGCCGAACTTTTCGCCATGCTCAAGGATTTGCGCAAGAAGGTGGCCAAGCAGCACGGACTGCCGCCTTTCGTCGTATTCCAAGACCCTTCGTTGGAGGATATGTCGATACAGTATCCGGTGACCATCGAGGAGATGCAGAACATCACGGGGGTCGGAGCCGGCAAGGCACGGAAGTTCGGGGCCGAGTTCGTGAAACTGATTAAACGGTATGTCGAGGAGAAGGATATTGTCCGGCCGCAGGACATGGTGGTCAAGAGCGTGGTCAACAAGAGCGGGAACAAGGTCTTCGTCATCCAGAGCATCGACCGCAAGATGGATTTCGAGGATATCGCCCGGGCCCGCGACCTCGATTTCGACGAGTTGCTGACGGAGATAGAGGCTATTGTCAATTCCGGTACGAAGCTCAATATCAACTACTACATCGAGCAGACGATAGACGAAGACAAAGCTGAAGAGATATACCTGTATTTTAAGGAGGATGCCGAGAGCGACAGTGTGGACGAGGCCATCCGGGAACTCGGGTCGGATTTTACGGAAGAGGAAGTTCGCCTCGTGCGCATCAAATTCATCTGCGAACAGGGGAACTGA